Proteins co-encoded in one Halorussus lipolyticus genomic window:
- a CDS encoding prepilin peptidase: MATPIDASIPDLLRLLVVPVFGWAAWRDVKTRRVPNQTWYPLTVLAVVLLAVEGWQAWTGTPYETRAFAIRTAVSLGFVGPLVIAFWWFRAFGGADAKAFLVVAALFPTYPTYEALNWALPHQQTAVGVFSLTILTNTVLLGALYPLGVLLRNAATGRFSSVMFVGKPVQWDAVPDEHGRLLETPEGVTRNGVDLDALRMYLRWRGLTLAELREEADRFRNPATLPTDPNPPGDGSTVEVQADGGTVETISEADAPEDDPWGAAAFLDDIDHGAYGTTPEGLRDGLDVLAEKDEVWISPGIPFVVPLFVGTVIALTYGDLLFGAMGLL, from the coding sequence GTGGCTACACCCATCGACGCCTCGATACCCGACCTCCTCAGACTGCTCGTCGTCCCCGTATTCGGCTGGGCCGCGTGGCGCGACGTGAAGACCCGCCGGGTCCCGAACCAGACGTGGTACCCCCTCACCGTGCTGGCGGTGGTCCTGCTGGCAGTCGAGGGCTGGCAGGCGTGGACCGGCACGCCCTACGAGACCCGCGCGTTCGCCATCCGGACCGCGGTTAGCCTCGGGTTCGTCGGCCCGCTGGTCATCGCGTTCTGGTGGTTCCGAGCGTTCGGCGGTGCGGACGCGAAGGCGTTTCTGGTCGTGGCCGCACTGTTTCCGACGTATCCGACCTACGAGGCCCTGAACTGGGCGCTCCCCCACCAACAGACCGCGGTTGGCGTGTTCTCGCTGACCATCCTGACGAACACCGTGCTTCTGGGCGCGCTCTACCCACTGGGAGTTCTGCTCCGAAACGCGGCTACCGGACGGTTCTCCTCGGTTATGTTCGTCGGTAAACCCGTCCAGTGGGACGCGGTGCCCGACGAACACGGCCGACTGCTGGAGACACCTGAGGGCGTGACCCGCAACGGCGTGGACTTGGACGCCCTCCGGATGTACCTCCGGTGGCGCGGTCTGACGCTGGCCGAACTGCGCGAGGAGGCCGACCGATTCCGAAATCCCGCCACTCTGCCCACCGACCCGAACCCGCCGGGTGACGGTTCGACCGTCGAAGTGCAAGCCGACGGCGGAACGGTAGAGACGATTTCGGAGGCCGACGCCCCCGAAGACGACCCGTGGGGCGCGGCGGCCTTCTTGGACGACATCGACCACGGGGCCTACGGCACGACGCCGGAGGGCCTGCGCGACGGACTGGACGTGCTGGCCGAGAAAGACGAGGTGTGGATTTCGCCGGGCATCCCGTTCGTCGTACCGCTGTTCGTCGGGACCGTGATTGCGCTGACCTACGGGGATTTGCTGTTTGGCGCGATGGGACTGCTCTGA
- the fer gene encoding ferredoxin Fer, producing the protein MPTVEYLNYEVLDDQGWDMDDDDLFEKAEDAGLGDEDYGSLDVAEGEYILEAAEAQGYDWPFSCRAGACANCAAIVKEGEIDMDMQQILSDEEVEDKNVRLTCIGSAATDEVKIVYNAKHLDYLQNRVI; encoded by the coding sequence ATGCCTACCGTAGAATACCTCAACTACGAAGTACTGGACGATCAGGGCTGGGACATGGACGACGACGACCTGTTCGAGAAGGCCGAAGACGCCGGCCTCGGTGACGAGGATTACGGCAGTCTCGACGTCGCCGAAGGCGAATACATCCTCGAAGCCGCCGAGGCGCAGGGCTACGACTGGCCCTTCTCGTGCCGCGCCGGTGCCTGTGCGAACTGCGCCGCCATCGTCAAAGAGGGCGAAATCGACATGGACATGCAGCAAATCCTCAGCGACGAGGAGGTCGAGGACAAGAACGTCCGCCTGACCTGTATCGGTAGCGCGGCGACGGACGAGGTCAAAATCGTCTACAACGCCAAGCACCTCGACTACCTCCAGAACCGCGTCATTTAA
- a CDS encoding inorganic phosphate transporter, protein MISVLLLVGLAVAVFVGFNIGGSSTGVAFGPAVGSGVLSKLGAAALMASFALLGGWTVGRNVVETMGGKIVPSVLFTLPASVGVLFFVGLALLVSNLFGVPASTSMTAVGAIAGLGVAAGDIDWGVMGQIVSWWLVAPIVAFWVCAVIGRYLYPYLDVWFRIDRSDGPLFEYNRVASIPYPVPSATTNRRELVSSVLVVVIACYMAFSAGASNVANAVAPLVGSGELGINQGILLAAGAIGLGAFTIARRTLDTVGNDLTDLPLLAALIVEVVSASLITFLSVLGIPASLAVSATMCIIGLGWGRATRAVRVRDAAAAAVRGEDEQRDASKGESKMSVDALTAEPDDEVQKIGEEDPDELQTKDLFDPASTGRVIMLWILTPSISAVASFLLFEFFPIYQ, encoded by the coding sequence GTGATTAGCGTACTCCTACTCGTTGGTCTCGCAGTAGCGGTCTTCGTCGGTTTCAACATCGGTGGGTCGTCTACCGGTGTCGCGTTCGGTCCTGCGGTCGGAAGTGGCGTCCTGTCGAAACTGGGTGCGGCCGCGCTGATGGCGAGTTTCGCGCTGTTGGGCGGTTGGACGGTCGGCCGGAACGTCGTGGAGACGATGGGCGGTAAAATCGTGCCCTCGGTGCTGTTCACGCTCCCCGCGAGCGTCGGGGTCCTGTTCTTCGTCGGCTTAGCCCTGCTGGTCTCGAACCTGTTCGGCGTCCCCGCCTCGACATCCATGACTGCGGTGGGAGCCATCGCCGGCCTCGGCGTCGCGGCGGGCGACATCGACTGGGGCGTGATGGGCCAAATCGTCTCGTGGTGGCTGGTCGCGCCCATCGTCGCCTTCTGGGTCTGCGCGGTCATCGGTCGGTATCTCTACCCCTATCTGGACGTGTGGTTCCGCATCGACCGGTCGGACGGACCGTTATTCGAGTACAACCGCGTGGCCTCGATTCCCTACCCGGTCCCGAGCGCGACGACCAACCGCCGGGAGTTGGTCAGCAGTGTCCTCGTCGTCGTCATCGCCTGTTACATGGCTTTCTCGGCGGGCGCGAGCAACGTGGCGAACGCCGTCGCTCCGCTCGTGGGAAGTGGCGAGTTGGGAATCAATCAGGGCATCCTCCTCGCCGCGGGTGCAATCGGACTCGGAGCGTTCACCATCGCGCGCCGGACCCTCGACACGGTGGGCAACGACCTCACCGACCTGCCGCTGTTGGCGGCGCTCATCGTCGAGGTGGTCTCGGCGTCGCTCATCACCTTCCTGTCGGTGCTGGGTATCCCCGCGAGTCTCGCGGTCAGCGCGACGATGTGTATCATCGGTCTCGGGTGGGGCCGGGCGACTCGGGCCGTCAGAGTCCGGGACGCCGCGGCCGCCGCAGTCCGAGGAGAGGACGAACAGAGAGACGCAAGCAAAGGCGAGTCGAAGATGTCGGTGGACGCGCTGACGGCAGAACCCGACGACGAGGTGCAGAAAATCGGCGAGGAGGACCCCGACGAACTCCAGACCAAGGACCTGTTCGACCCGGCCTCGACCGGTCGCGTCATCATGCTCTGGATTCTGACGCCGAGTATCTCCGCGGTGGCCTCGTTTCTCCTGTTCGAGTTCTTCCCGATTTATCAGTAA
- a CDS encoding inorganic phosphate transporter, producing the protein MTSLLLVVGIAVAIFVGFNIGGSNTGVAFGPAVGSGTVSKLGAAALMSVFFLLGGWTLGRRVVDTLQQGLVAGDPFTMEVTIFVLLFIGLALFLGNVFGVPASTSMTAVGAIIGLGLALGRLNTEAVVEIVGWWLVAPIVGFWTSGMIGRYWYDDLAERIAIDQTEGPLLELDRSGAVPRPELGPNTTQREFGGTALVVGIGCYMAFSAGTSNVANAVAPLVGNGAISMNQGILLASGATALGAFTIARRTLDTVGNDLTDLPLVAALVVATVSSTIVTALSALSIPASFVVIATMSVVGLGWGRATVADSVPDAPAVPASSVGGAVETEDSSRMVEPDGAPAAGELYQPATTARVILLQNLVPGIATVAAYLVFRYAPIG; encoded by the coding sequence GTGACCAGTCTGCTCCTCGTCGTCGGCATCGCCGTCGCCATCTTCGTCGGCTTCAACATCGGCGGGTCGAACACCGGTGTCGCGTTCGGTCCGGCGGTCGGAAGCGGAACCGTCTCGAAACTCGGCGCGGCCGCGCTGATGAGCGTCTTCTTCTTGCTGGGCGGGTGGACCCTCGGGCGGCGAGTCGTGGACACCCTCCAGCAGGGACTCGTCGCGGGCGACCCCTTCACGATGGAAGTCACTATCTTCGTCCTGCTGTTCATCGGTCTCGCGCTATTTCTCGGGAACGTCTTCGGCGTGCCCGCCTCCACGTCGATGACCGCGGTCGGAGCCATCATCGGACTCGGCCTCGCGCTCGGCCGGCTCAATACCGAGGCAGTCGTGGAAATCGTCGGTTGGTGGCTGGTCGCGCCCATCGTCGGCTTCTGGACGAGCGGGATGATAGGCCGGTACTGGTACGACGACCTCGCCGAGCGCATCGCCATCGACCAGACCGAGGGCCCCTTGCTCGAACTCGACCGGTCCGGTGCAGTCCCCCGGCCAGAACTCGGTCCAAACACGACCCAGCGGGAGTTCGGCGGCACCGCGCTCGTGGTCGGTATCGGCTGTTACATGGCCTTTTCGGCGGGGACGAGCAACGTGGCGAACGCCGTTGCTCCGCTGGTCGGTAACGGTGCGATTTCGATGAATCAGGGTATCCTGCTGGCGTCGGGAGCGACCGCGTTGGGAGCGTTCACTATCGCGCGCCGGACCCTCGACACCGTGGGCAACGATTTGACCGACCTTCCGCTGGTCGCCGCGCTCGTGGTCGCTACCGTGAGTTCGACCATCGTGACCGCGCTGTCGGCGCTCAGCATCCCGGCGAGTTTCGTCGTCATCGCCACGATGAGCGTCGTCGGCCTCGGTTGGGGTCGAGCGACGGTGGCGGATTCGGTCCCCGACGCTCCGGCAGTCCCTGCGTCGAGCGTGGGCGGTGCCGTCGAAACCGAGGACTCGTCTCGGATGGTCGAACCCGATGGCGCACCCGCCGCGGGCGAACTCTACCAACCCGCGACGACGGCGCGAGTCATCCTCCTCCAGAATCTCGTGCCCGGAATTGCGACGGTAGCCGCGTATCTGGTCTTCCGATACGCGCCCATCGGGTGA
- the serA gene encoding phosphoglycerate dehydrogenase, translating into MKVLVTDPIADAGLDRLREAGHEVETAYDVEGDALLSAVSDANGLIVRSGTDVTEEVFEAASDLVIVGRAGIGVDNIDIESATEHGVIVANAPEGNVRAAAEHTVAMAFASARSIPQAHARLSDGEWAKGDYLGTELNGKNLGIVGLGRVGQEVAKKLNSLGMDLVAYDPYISEDRANQLGAELVDLDECLDRADFLTVHTPLTPETEGLISDEELAELEGGYLVNCARGGVVDEDALARAVEDGVLAGAAVDVFADEPVSPDNPLLGVDDVVVTPHLGASTEAAQENVATSTADQVVAAFAEEPVVNALNAPSIDESAFPRVEPYIGLAETAGKIATQLLDERISSIEVHYEGDIADEDVELVTASAQKGVFQPLEWQVNAVNAPQIAEDRGVEVTESKTRQTEDFQSLVRVTVSGDDESISVEGTLFAGDDPRIVRVDDYRIDAIPHGHMLVARNEDAPGVIGFIGTVLGDHEVNIAGMFNAREAIGGEALTVYTLDAQVPDEAKEALENDDRIIEARYIELNGAE; encoded by the coding sequence ATGAAGGTTCTCGTAACGGACCCCATCGCCGACGCAGGTCTGGACCGACTCCGTGAGGCCGGTCACGAAGTGGAAACCGCCTACGACGTAGAAGGGGACGCGCTACTGTCTGCCGTCTCGGACGCGAACGGACTCATCGTGCGCTCCGGAACCGACGTGACCGAGGAGGTCTTCGAGGCCGCCTCAGACCTCGTTATCGTCGGGCGGGCGGGTATCGGCGTGGACAACATCGACATCGAATCCGCGACCGAACACGGCGTCATCGTCGCCAACGCGCCGGAGGGCAACGTCCGGGCCGCGGCCGAACACACCGTGGCGATGGCGTTCGCCAGCGCGCGGTCCATCCCGCAGGCCCACGCCCGACTCAGCGACGGCGAGTGGGCCAAGGGCGACTACCTCGGCACCGAACTCAACGGCAAGAACCTCGGCATCGTGGGTCTGGGTCGGGTCGGCCAAGAGGTCGCCAAGAAACTCAATTCCCTCGGCATGGACCTCGTGGCTTACGACCCCTACATCAGCGAGGACCGCGCGAACCAACTCGGCGCGGAACTCGTGGACCTAGACGAGTGTCTCGACCGCGCGGACTTCCTGACGGTCCACACGCCCCTGACCCCCGAAACCGAGGGCCTCATCTCCGACGAGGAGCTAGCCGAACTCGAAGGCGGGTATCTGGTCAACTGCGCCCGCGGCGGCGTCGTGGACGAAGACGCCCTTGCCCGCGCAGTCGAGGACGGCGTCCTCGCGGGTGCCGCGGTGGACGTGTTCGCCGACGAACCCGTCTCGCCCGACAATCCGCTCCTCGGCGTGGACGACGTGGTGGTCACGCCCCACCTCGGCGCGAGTACCGAGGCCGCACAGGAGAACGTCGCCACCAGTACCGCCGACCAAGTGGTCGCGGCGTTCGCCGAAGAACCGGTCGTCAACGCCCTCAACGCGCCCTCCATCGACGAGAGTGCCTTCCCCCGCGTCGAACCCTACATCGGACTGGCCGAGACCGCGGGCAAGATTGCGACCCAACTGCTGGACGAGCGCATCTCCTCCATCGAGGTCCACTACGAGGGCGACATCGCCGACGAGGACGTTGAACTCGTGACCGCCAGCGCCCAGAAGGGCGTCTTCCAACCCCTCGAATGGCAGGTCAACGCGGTCAACGCGCCCCAAATCGCCGAGGACCGCGGCGTCGAAGTCACCGAATCCAAGACCCGCCAGACCGAGGACTTCCAGAGCCTCGTCCGCGTCACCGTCTCGGGCGACGACGAGTCTATCAGCGTCGAAGGCACTCTGTTTGCCGGCGACGACCCGCGCATCGTCCGGGTGGACGACTACCGCATCGACGCCATCCCCCACGGTCACATGCTGGTTGCCCGCAACGAGGACGCGCCGGGCGTCATCGGGTTCATCGGCACCGTGCTGGGCGACCACGAGGTCAACATCGCGGGGATGTTCAACGCCCGCGAGGCCATCGGCGGCGAGGCGCTGACAGTCTACACCCTCGACGCGCAGGTCCCCGACGAGGCCAAGGAGGCGCTGGAGAACGACGACCGAATCATCGAAGCGCGCTACATCGAACTGAACGGCGCGGAGTAG